From Micromonospora carbonacea:
GGGCGACGATGGTCTGGGCGATCTGCGGACGGATGCCGGAGATGATGCAGTCGGCGCCCATCAGCCGGGCGGCCACCACGGTCTTGAGGATGTGCTGGGCGACCTGGGTGTCGACCGCCGGCACGCCGGTGATGTCGATGATCGCGTACGGCGAGCCGGTGTCGACGAGGGTCTGGAGCAGCCGCTCCATCACCACCTGGGCGCGGGCGGAGTCGAGCGTGCCCACCAGCGGGACGGCGACCACGCCCTCCCAGATCTTCACGACCGGGGTGGAGAGTTCGAGCAGCTGCTCGGCCTGGTCGGCGATCAGGCTCTCCCGGGTGCGGACGAAGCTCTCGAAGGTGAACAGCCCCATCTGGTCGACCAGGGCGGAGAAGGCAACGTAGTCGCGCAGCGCCGTGTCGGCGGCGTCGGCCTCCAGCAGCTCCAGCAGGACGTCCTTGAGGGCGTACACGCTGATCGCCGTCTCGGTGGCGGTGAAGCCCTGCCGGGCCCGGCCCCGGGACAGCTCGGCCAGCACGGCGCGCAGCTCGCCGGCCGATTCGGACTCCAGGTCGAACCCGCCGCCGCGGGCGGCCTCGATGACGGCGCGGTGCAGCTCCTGCACCTGGCGACGCAGCTCCGCCTGACTGAGCCGGCCGCGTAGCGAGGCGGCCAGCAGCTCCGCCCAGCGCTGGGTGA
This genomic window contains:
- a CDS encoding STAS domain-containing protein yields the protein MALSAEESGRLTGLLDGHAERITQRWAELLAASLRGRLSQAELRRQVQELHRAVIEAARGGGFDLESESAGELRAVLAELSRGRARQGFTATETAISVYALKDVLLELLEADAADTALRDYVAFSALVDQMGLFTFESFVRTRESLIADQAEQLLELSTPVVKIWEGVVAVPLVGTLDSARAQVVMERLLQTLVDTGSPYAIIDITGVPAVDTQVAQHILKTVVAARLMGADCIISGIRPQIAQTIVALGIEFGDIATKASLADALRHVLRLTGVETARRQPRRES